Proteins encoded by one window of Crassostrea angulata isolate pt1a10 chromosome 9, ASM2561291v2, whole genome shotgun sequence:
- the LOC128162462 gene encoding uncharacterized protein LOC128162462 isoform X3, with protein sequence MLTSFLIPFHLHRMATRPKRRKRTSATIVSPEDPPSSSAVQPDPSTPLPTSMMENMVSSCLAAITPTLKETVQQCIKDFHDKSNQEASSAADSQISLLEELTTPPQGNSCSTPASSSISLTLGVDDKLRRSIHEGQYVKFASLLPPDNESTDNRYRSLEKEGQLIFVKHNEKHSIPNMPKWMEAFHIFVAVYSEKFPQEIGSLMTYAQTIQKIANTCGDQAALSYDEKFRKWREKDSAACPWHQKNVELYQEAVVMGLDFKLHSKKQQPFRAQTRHKYCFSYNNNGFCSSGNACPHPHVCQYCAGKHPRKSCTRPKTTKQQNPRYNASTRQPIVNRKPEDQYTNKP encoded by the coding sequence ATGCtaacttcatttttaattccattCCATTTGCACAGGATGGCCACCAGACCAAAACGTAGGAAACGTACAAGTGCTACAATTGTGTCACCAGAGGACCCTCCCTCATCCAGTGCTGTACAGCCTGACCCGTCGACTCCGCTTCCAACATCAATGATGGAAAATATGGTCAGCTCCTGTCTGGCGGCAATCACCCCAACGTTAAAAGAAACCGTTCAGCAATGCATAAAGGACTTTCATGACAAATCCAACCAAGAGGCTAGCTCTGCGGCAGATTCACAAATCTCACTACTTGAAGAACTAACCACCCCACCACAAGGTAATTCGTGTAGCACACCAGCATCTTCTTCTATTTCCCTCACCTTAGGAGTAGATGATAAACTTCGAAGGAGTATCCATGAGGGGCAATATGTGAAGTTTGCTTCTTTGCTCCCACCAGACAACGAATCTACTGATAATCGGTACCGTTCACTGGAAAAAGAAGGTCAACTGATTTTTGTTAAGCACAATGAAAAGCATTCAATACCCAACATGCCAAAATGGATGGAAGCATTCCACATTTTTGTGGCGGTATATTCGGAGAAATTCCCACAGGAAATAGGTAGTTTAATGACCTATGCCCAAACTAtccaaaaaattgcaaataccTGTGGAGACCAAGCAGCACTCTCTTATGACGAGAAGTTTAGGAAATGGAGGGAAAAGGACTCTGCTGCTTGCCCCTGGCATCAGAAGAACGTTGAGTTGTACCAGGAGGCTGTGGTTATGGGCCTAGACTTTAAACTACACAGCAAGAAACAGCAGCCCTTTCGTGCCCAAACCAGACATAAATACTGCTTTTCCTATAATAACAATGGGTTTTGTTCCAGTGGAAACGCCTGCCCCCATCCTCACGTCTGCCAATATTGTGCCGGAAAACACCCTCGGAAATCTTGTACCAGACCAAAGACTACCAAGCAACAAAACCCTCGATATAATGCATCTACCAGACAACCAATTGTCAATCGAAAACCTGAAGATCAGTACACCAATAAACCCTAA